The following proteins are co-located in the Pedobacter sp. FW305-3-2-15-E-R2A2 genome:
- a CDS encoding FecR domain-containing protein → MMQQEEIDQLLEKKQAGNCTPEEIAFLESWYVQWNKDLPLGLTAEELHEDLLDIKTMNTILPSETKTKKLKQSLLIAASLFLILSTGLFFYLQTQTIKNGTDQLALHDIDPGSNKATVTLANGRKLNLNSLKGGVMIDKSGLAYADGTDISQINPAPEGTAQQLTLATPKGGQYQITLPDGTRVWLNAASALKFPSSFAGLKERRVELSGEAYFEVTHNAKQPFRVQTATQIAEDLGTSFNINSYSDEASAKTTLISGAMQVQSLKEPPGKKQAAQVLSPGQQASVAASGIINVRTVNTAESLGWKNGDFVFDGENLKSAMRKIARWYDVEIVYEAGEKTSSTLILDGLLSRKSKLSEVLKWIETVGGIRFKIEGRRVTVTE, encoded by the coding sequence ATGATGCAACAAGAGGAAATAGATCAGCTTTTAGAAAAAAAACAGGCAGGCAACTGTACACCTGAAGAAATCGCTTTTTTAGAAAGTTGGTATGTCCAGTGGAACAAAGACCTTCCGCTGGGCTTAACTGCAGAAGAACTGCATGAGGACCTGCTCGACATCAAGACGATGAACACCATCCTTCCTTCAGAAACCAAAACCAAAAAATTAAAACAAAGCTTATTGATCGCAGCATCGCTGTTCCTGATCCTGAGCACCGGCCTGTTCTTTTACCTGCAAACCCAAACTATAAAGAACGGCACCGATCAGCTGGCACTTCATGATATTGACCCGGGAAGCAACAAAGCAACCGTCACCCTGGCAAATGGCCGGAAGCTGAATTTAAACAGCCTTAAAGGCGGAGTGATGATCGACAAATCCGGTCTGGCATATGCCGATGGAACAGACATCAGCCAAATAAATCCCGCTCCTGAAGGAACCGCTCAGCAACTGACACTGGCGACCCCCAAAGGAGGTCAATACCAGATCACCCTTCCCGATGGAACCAGGGTATGGTTAAATGCCGCATCTGCTTTAAAATTCCCATCCAGCTTTGCAGGGCTTAAAGAACGCAGGGTTGAGTTGAGCGGTGAGGCCTATTTCGAAGTTACCCATAACGCAAAGCAGCCATTCCGCGTCCAGACGGCAACGCAAATTGCAGAAGATCTTGGAACATCCTTTAACATCAACAGCTATAGTGATGAAGCAAGTGCCAAAACAACGCTGATCAGCGGCGCCATGCAAGTTCAAAGCTTAAAAGAACCTCCCGGTAAAAAGCAAGCGGCACAGGTATTAAGCCCTGGTCAGCAGGCTTCTGTTGCGGCAAGCGGAATCATCAATGTGCGGACTGTAAATACCGCCGAATCCTTAGGCTGGAAAAACGGGGATTTCGTATTCGATGGCGAGAATTTAAAATCTGCCATGCGTAAGATCGCAAGGTGGTATGATGTCGAAATCGTTTACGAAGCCGGCGAAAAGACCAGTTCAACCCTGATTCTGGATGGATTGCTGTCCAGAAAAAGCAAATTATCTGAAGTACTGAAATGGATAGAAACCGTAGGTGGTATTCGTTTCAAAATTGAAGGAAGGAGGGTAACTGTGACAGAATAA
- a CDS encoding RNA polymerase sigma-70 factor has product MSYKSLNDQELADLLKSDDKLAYAEIYNRYHAALYIHAYKRLQLREECKDLVHELFTTLWHKRQEITFKTSLSAYLYTSVRNKIFDLLARKKLKTSYTQSIQSFAETGVVTTDYLARQNQLTALIDQEIANLPERARQIFELSRKKFLSHQEIAKELNLSEQSVKSAVNGALRILRIKFGSMLFLSL; this is encoded by the coding sequence ATGTCCTACAAAAGCCTTAATGATCAGGAACTAGCAGATTTACTCAAATCTGATGACAAATTAGCTTATGCCGAAATTTATAATCGTTATCATGCTGCCTTATACATTCATGCTTACAAAAGACTTCAATTAAGGGAAGAATGCAAAGACCTGGTCCATGAGCTGTTCACCACCTTATGGCACAAACGTCAGGAGATTACTTTTAAAACCAGCCTTTCTGCCTACCTTTATACCTCGGTTAGAAACAAAATATTTGACCTCCTTGCCAGGAAGAAACTAAAAACATCCTATACCCAGTCTATTCAGTCTTTTGCAGAAACTGGTGTGGTGACTACCGATTACCTGGCCCGACAAAACCAGCTTACTGCCCTCATTGATCAGGAAATCGCAAACCTTCCCGAGCGCGCCCGTCAGATTTTTGAATTGAGCAGGAAGAAATTCCTCAGCCATCAGGAAATCGCAAAAGAACTTAACCTCTCTGAACAATCCGTAAAAAGTGCCGTAAATGGTGCATTAAGGATACTTCGCATTAAGTTTGGCTCCATGCTCTTCCTCTCTTTATAA
- a CDS encoding helix-turn-helix transcriptional regulator, protein MAGTTPHRIKTISEFHQFRQLSKPEHPLISVINVASFKRLNNNEPINIVADFYFIALKRNFSGKMKYGQQEYDFDEGIMTFMSPNQVFRIEVDHQPKFEQSGWMVLIHPDFLWNTPLASKIKKYEYFDYSVHEALFVSEKEEVMLGSIMQNIEQEYRANMDKFSQDLIIAQLEVLLTYAERFYHRQFLTRKISNHKILNRLEELLTAFFNSDDLIRKGLPTVGYIAETLNVSPNYLSGMLKTLTGQSTQQHIHEKLIEKAKEKLSTTDLSVSEIAYALGFEHSQSFSKLFKTKTNLSPLEFRNTFLLP, encoded by the coding sequence ATGGCAGGCACCACACCACATAGAATTAAAACCATCAGTGAATTTCATCAGTTCAGGCAATTGTCTAAACCGGAACATCCCCTGATCAGCGTCATTAATGTGGCATCCTTTAAGCGCCTAAACAACAATGAACCCATAAATATCGTCGCTGACTTCTACTTCATTGCGTTGAAAAGAAATTTCAGCGGCAAGATGAAATACGGGCAACAGGAATATGATTTTGATGAAGGCATAATGACCTTTATGTCTCCAAATCAGGTTTTTAGAATTGAAGTCGACCATCAGCCTAAATTTGAACAATCAGGATGGATGGTATTGATCCATCCTGATTTTCTCTGGAATACCCCATTGGCCTCCAAAATAAAGAAATACGAGTATTTTGATTACTCCGTACATGAAGCCTTATTCGTTTCTGAGAAAGAAGAGGTGATGCTTGGGAGCATTATGCAAAACATCGAACAGGAATACCGCGCCAACATGGACAAATTCAGCCAGGACCTCATTATCGCTCAACTGGAAGTCCTGCTGACTTATGCCGAAAGATTCTACCATCGCCAGTTTCTTACCCGAAAAATAAGCAACCATAAAATCCTGAACCGGCTGGAGGAGTTACTTACCGCATTTTTCAACAGCGATGATTTAATCAGAAAAGGATTGCCTACTGTCGGATACATTGCCGAGACCTTAAATGTATCGCCAAACTATTTAAGCGGCATGCTTAAAACGTTAACCGGACAAAGTACGCAGCAACACATTCATGAGAAACTAATTGAAAAAGCAAAGGAAAAATTATCTACGACCGATTTATCGGTCAGTGAAATTGCCTATGCATTAGGCTTTGAGCATTCACAGTCGTTCAGCAAGTTATTCAAGACAAAAACCAATCTGTCACCTTTGGAATTCCGGAATACTTTCCTCTTACCATAG
- a CDS encoding NAD(P)H-binding protein: MKITITGSLGHISKPLTENLIGQGHEVTLISSNPEKEADIKNLGANPAIGSLEDLNFLTHAFTGADAVYTMVPPNNYFDHSLDLLAYYRRLGGNYTRAIAQSGVKRVVNLSTIGAHLAQGSGILIGAHDIEHMLNELSPEIAVTHMRPTSFYYNLYGYLDMIRTEGLIAVNYGAEALIPWVSPTDIAAAIAEEIAIPLTGRKIRYVASEELTGNEVARILGTAIEKPDLKWVIVSDEQTQQDLEAIGMNPGIAAGLVEMYASLHNGSLSEDYYRNRPAVMGKVKMTDFAAEFAAVFHQK; this comes from the coding sequence ATGAAAATCACAATAACGGGCTCATTAGGCCACATCAGCAAACCATTAACCGAAAATTTAATCGGGCAAGGTCATGAGGTTACCCTCATCAGCAGTAACCCTGAAAAAGAAGCAGATATTAAAAACCTGGGAGCAAATCCCGCCATAGGTTCACTGGAAGATCTTAATTTTCTGACGCATGCTTTTACCGGAGCAGATGCGGTTTATACCATGGTCCCCCCCAACAATTACTTTGACCATAGCCTTGACCTTCTTGCTTATTACCGCAGACTGGGCGGCAACTATACCAGGGCTATTGCACAATCCGGCGTAAAACGGGTGGTCAACCTCAGCACGATTGGCGCTCATTTAGCGCAAGGCTCAGGCATTTTAATTGGTGCTCATGATATAGAGCATATGCTTAACGAACTATCTCCGGAAATCGCGGTCACCCATATGCGCCCCACCTCTTTCTATTACAATTTATATGGATACCTGGATATGATCAGAACGGAGGGTTTAATCGCAGTGAATTACGGCGCAGAAGCGCTGATACCATGGGTTTCTCCGACAGATATCGCTGCTGCAATTGCAGAGGAAATCGCAATACCGCTTACCGGCAGAAAAATACGCTATGTGGCGAGCGAAGAACTTACCGGAAACGAAGTTGCCCGCATCCTGGGTACAGCCATAGAGAAACCCGATTTGAAGTGGGTCATTGTCTCCGATGAACAAACACAACAGGATTTGGAAGCGATAGGAATGAACCCGGGTATTGCGGCCGGTTTGGTGGAAATGTACGCCAGCCTTCATAACGGCTCGTTATCAGAAGATTACTACCGCAATAGGCCTGCAGTGATGGGAAAAGTAAAGATGACTGACTTTGCAGCTGAATTTGCAGCAGTCTTTCATCAAAAATAA
- a CDS encoding cold-shock protein has translation MPQGTVKFFNETKGFGFIVPDNGDAELFVHASGLTTPVKENDKVSYEVENGKKGLNATQVKKI, from the coding sequence ATGCCACAAGGAACAGTAAAATTTTTCAATGAAACAAAAGGATTTGGTTTTATCGTGCCCGACAATGGGGATGCTGAACTATTTGTTCACGCTTCAGGGTTAACTACCCCCGTAAAAGAAAACGACAAGGTCAGTTACGAAGTAGAAAACGGAAAAAAGGGACTCAATGCCACCCAGGTAAAGAAAATCTGA
- a CDS encoding TetR/AcrR family transcriptional regulator gives MENPYKRKKEPEVNKQLIMEAAAEIGATAGWQQVTFQAIVDKIGLSKGGIMHHFRNKEELLAELVRQSLIELTEWITEEKKASGIEVAPMAFLRFVVKKSGDLHYRRTMKVILQAALVNEEYRTMWEDWFTEHITAGAVADQPVNSLIIMLVADGLWFADNLGVYNISEQKKAEIIDKLLTL, from the coding sequence ATGGAAAATCCATATAAGAGAAAGAAAGAACCAGAAGTTAACAAACAGCTGATCATGGAGGCTGCTGCGGAAATAGGAGCGACAGCCGGTTGGCAACAGGTGACCTTTCAGGCCATAGTCGATAAAATCGGATTGAGTAAAGGGGGCATTATGCATCATTTTCGCAATAAGGAAGAACTACTGGCAGAATTGGTACGGCAAAGCCTCATTGAATTGACGGAATGGATTACAGAAGAAAAGAAAGCTTCGGGCATTGAAGTTGCTCCTATGGCATTTCTTCGCTTTGTGGTCAAAAAGAGCGGCGACCTGCATTACCGAAGAACGATGAAAGTAATTTTACAGGCAGCATTGGTCAATGAAGAGTACAGGACAATGTGGGAGGACTGGTTTACCGAGCACATTACTGCCGGTGCAGTTGCAGATCAGCCTGTCAACAGTTTAATCATCATGCTGGTGGCCGATGGCCTTTGGTTTGCAGACAACCTTGGCGTCTATAACATTAGCGAGCAAAAGAAAGCGGAGATCATCGACAAATTACTGACCTTATAA
- a CDS encoding pentapeptide repeat-containing protein codes for MGFEETIVHEGKTFTGINYAEKRLENREFIRCEFINCDFSKSDLSHNDFMECDFKQCNFSMTIVKGTGFKDARFTGCKILGINFSTCNKFLFSFHFEQCHLDYSIFYGAKLRKTKFIDCSLKETDFEEADLTSGIFHNCDLSGASFVRCVLEKTDFRTARNFSLDPAMNKVKQAKFSALNLAGLLYQYQLDIDYEG; via the coding sequence ATGGGATTTGAAGAAACTATAGTCCACGAGGGCAAAACATTTACTGGTATCAATTATGCAGAAAAGCGGTTGGAAAACCGGGAATTTATAAGGTGTGAATTTATAAACTGCGATTTCTCCAAGAGCGATTTAAGTCATAATGATTTCATGGAGTGTGATTTTAAACAGTGCAATTTTTCCATGACCATTGTGAAAGGCACCGGATTTAAAGATGCCAGATTTACAGGTTGTAAAATTCTGGGCATTAACTTTTCCACTTGTAATAAGTTCTTGTTTTCTTTCCATTTTGAACAGTGTCACCTGGATTATTCGATCTTTTACGGCGCTAAACTCAGGAAAACTAAATTTATAGATTGCTCACTTAAAGAAACCGATTTTGAAGAAGCAGATTTAACGTCTGGCATTTTTCATAATTGCGACTTGTCAGGGGCAAGCTTTGTGAGGTGTGTTTTAGAGAAAACAGATTTCCGGACGGCAAGGAATTTTAGTCTGGACCCCGCAATGAATAAAGTAAAGCAGGCGAAATTTTCGGCGCTAAACCTGGCCGGATTGCTTTACCAGTATCAGCTGGATATCGATTATGAGGGTTAA
- a CDS encoding helix-turn-helix domain-containing protein, whose product MDKKIPSGTADCNASELKLKGFKVYEVGTGVNAVPTYNRRDFYKICINTGRSLIHYANKGIQTEGTIAFFGNPRIPYSWEVLSPTYTGYACVFTEDFLKSHERFESLQQSPLFKIGGTPIFQLDEGQKLFMTAIFQRMLAEQDTTYFFKEELMCNYINLLIHEALKMQPTENFFKHKNASARITSLFLELLERQFPIESPKQPLSLRTAQDYANGLAVHVNHLNRSVKEVTGKSTTTHVSERVISEAKALLIHTDWSIADIGYALGFEYPTYFNNFFKRITGTIPKSLRA is encoded by the coding sequence ATGGATAAGAAGATTCCTTCCGGGACTGCGGATTGTAATGCGAGCGAACTGAAACTAAAAGGCTTTAAAGTGTATGAAGTGGGAACCGGGGTAAATGCCGTGCCCACTTATAACAGAAGAGATTTTTATAAGATCTGTATCAATACCGGAAGAAGTCTGATCCATTATGCCAACAAAGGAATCCAGACGGAGGGAACGATTGCTTTTTTTGGCAATCCCCGCATTCCTTATTCCTGGGAAGTTCTTTCTCCTACCTATACCGGTTATGCCTGTGTTTTTACAGAGGATTTTCTGAAAAGCCATGAACGTTTTGAAAGCCTGCAACAATCGCCTTTATTTAAAATAGGAGGAACGCCGATCTTTCAACTGGACGAGGGACAAAAGCTTTTTATGACCGCCATTTTTCAAAGAATGTTAGCGGAACAGGATACAACCTACTTTTTTAAGGAAGAGCTGATGTGTAATTACATCAATCTGTTGATCCATGAAGCCTTAAAAATGCAGCCGACGGAGAATTTCTTTAAACATAAAAATGCCTCCGCCCGAATCACCTCGCTATTTCTTGAATTGTTGGAACGACAGTTTCCAATAGAAAGTCCGAAGCAACCTTTGAGCTTAAGAACAGCGCAGGATTATGCCAACGGATTGGCAGTACATGTGAATCACCTCAATAGATCAGTGAAGGAAGTGACGGGGAAATCTACTACTACCCATGTTTCTGAAAGGGTGATCAGCGAAGCAAAAGCCTTGTTGATCCATACAGACTGGAGCATTGCCGACATCGGCTATGCGCTCGGTTTTGAATATCCTACCTATTTCAATAATTTCTTTAAAAGAATCACCGGAACAATCCCTAAATCACTTCGTGCGTAG
- a CDS encoding NAD(P)-dependent alcohol dehydrogenase produces MNGNSTVNNIKAFGAAAATDSLKVLNIQRRTVTAHDVEIEILFCGICHSDLHSAKNEWRNTIYPIVPGHEVVGRVTNVGPHVTRFKVGDLAAVGCMVDSCRECEYCKEGLEQFCEPGSTLTFNSPDKHLGGQTFGGYAESVVVDENYVLRVPENLDLAATAPLLCAGITTYSPLRHWNVGLGKKVGIVGIGGLGHMGIKIAKAMGAHVVVFTTSLSKQEDAKRLGADEVVLSTDPEQMAKYAKSLHFILDCVSAQHDMDAYLNLLKVDGALALVGAPMEPLPVTSFSLILGRRSFAGSMIGGIAETQEMLDFCSAHNIVSDIELIGVDEVNDAYERLLKGEVKYRFVIDMASLKAKN; encoded by the coding sequence ATGAACGGAAATAGCACAGTAAATAACATCAAAGCGTTTGGCGCAGCTGCCGCCACTGATTCTCTAAAAGTACTGAATATACAACGTAGAACAGTCACTGCACATGATGTGGAGATTGAAATCCTGTTTTGCGGCATCTGCCACTCGGATTTGCATTCCGCAAAAAATGAATGGCGCAATACCATTTATCCCATTGTTCCCGGCCATGAGGTGGTAGGAAGGGTCACAAATGTTGGACCTCATGTAACCAGGTTTAAAGTAGGAGACCTGGCCGCAGTAGGTTGTATGGTCGACTCTTGCAGAGAATGCGAATATTGTAAGGAAGGTCTGGAGCAGTTTTGCGAACCTGGAAGCACCTTAACCTTTAATTCACCTGATAAACATCTGGGCGGACAAACCTTTGGCGGATACGCCGAAAGTGTAGTGGTAGACGAAAACTATGTTTTGCGGGTACCTGAAAATCTGGATCTTGCCGCCACAGCGCCTTTACTTTGTGCGGGGATCACGACCTATTCGCCATTAAGACATTGGAACGTTGGCCTGGGAAAAAAAGTGGGAATCGTAGGCATCGGTGGCCTCGGACACATGGGGATCAAAATTGCGAAAGCGATGGGCGCCCATGTGGTAGTTTTTACCACTTCATTGTCTAAACAGGAAGATGCGAAACGCCTGGGTGCGGATGAAGTTGTTTTATCGACCGATCCGGAACAAATGGCTAAGTACGCGAAGAGCCTGCATTTTATTTTAGATTGTGTATCTGCACAACACGATATGGACGCTTACCTTAACCTGCTCAAAGTTGATGGCGCGTTGGCATTGGTTGGTGCTCCAATGGAACCACTTCCGGTGACTTCCTTTAGCTTGATCCTGGGAAGAAGAAGCTTTGCCGGATCAATGATCGGTGGTATTGCAGAAACACAGGAAATGCTGGACTTCTGCTCGGCGCATAATATTGTTTCCGATATTGAGCTGATCGGTGTGGATGAAGTGAACGATGCTTATGAACGTTTGTTAAAAGGGGAGGTGAAATACCGCTTTGTAATCGATATGGCATCGCTGAAAGCAAAGAATTAA
- a CDS encoding AraC family transcriptional regulator, translated as MERIPIRHLSTTAAEPDLFGNFGIRKIVDLLGGKDMLQELHRHDFFYILVLENGKGHHEIDFRPYTVTDHTVFFMRPGQVHQIELKAGSTGYLIHFRDEFYLPHDQNAGQLLRKLSQRNHYELNADQFPKLMRVLLPVFQEYTHQQEQYQEVIKANMGIFFIELFRAQNSSTADQGSLYNQERLEQLLSLLERHVFSHKQVAEYAEMLNLSTYQLNAITKTMLGKTCSELINEYLVLEAKRYLLATSNQVNQIAYSLGYQDVSYFIRFFKKYTGHSPEAFRQNFR; from the coding sequence ATGGAAAGAATACCGATCAGACATCTTAGTACGACAGCAGCAGAACCGGATCTTTTTGGAAACTTCGGGATCCGTAAGATTGTCGATTTACTTGGCGGAAAAGACATGCTGCAGGAGCTTCACAGGCATGATTTCTTCTATATTCTTGTGCTGGAAAATGGAAAAGGGCATCACGAAATCGACTTCAGGCCTTACACCGTCACTGATCATACTGTTTTCTTTATGCGGCCCGGTCAGGTGCATCAGATTGAGCTAAAGGCAGGCAGTACAGGATATCTGATTCATTTCAGAGATGAATTTTATTTGCCTCATGACCAGAACGCGGGTCAGCTGTTGCGGAAGCTAAGCCAGCGGAACCATTACGAACTGAATGCGGATCAGTTTCCGAAGCTGATGCGGGTCCTGCTTCCTGTTTTTCAGGAGTATACCCATCAGCAGGAGCAGTACCAGGAGGTGATTAAAGCAAATATGGGCATCTTCTTTATCGAGTTGTTCAGGGCACAGAACAGCAGTACTGCTGATCAGGGTAGCCTTTATAATCAGGAACGGTTGGAGCAACTTTTGTCGCTTTTAGAACGCCATGTTTTTAGTCATAAGCAGGTCGCGGAATATGCGGAGATGTTGAACCTTTCCACTTATCAGCTGAATGCAATCACGAAGACCATGCTGGGTAAAACCTGTTCAGAGCTGATCAATGAATACTTGGTATTGGAAGCTAAAAGATACCTTTTGGCAACATCCAATCAGGTCAATCAGATCGCCTATAGTCTGGGCTACCAAGATGTTTCCTATTTTATCAGGTTCTTCAAAAAGTATACCGGACATTCACCGGAGGCCTTCAGACAGAACTTTAGATAA
- a CDS encoding class I SAM-dependent methyltransferase has product MNKSWNEEYKDKWDQRYKEEEYVYGKGPNLFFKEWIEKFKPGSILMPADGEGRNGVFAAALGWKVISFDLSVEGRSKALQLAETQDVAISYIVGDLDQLTFEPASFDAIGLIYAHFAADQKSLFHQKLNEYLKPGGLIILEAFCKEHLKLKELDPKVGGPAELDMLLSKEEIIADFENYDLLMLGEEEIVLNEGKYHIGKGAVVRFVGIKRG; this is encoded by the coding sequence ATGAATAAATCCTGGAACGAGGAATATAAAGATAAGTGGGACCAACGCTATAAAGAGGAAGAATATGTTTACGGAAAGGGTCCAAATCTATTTTTTAAAGAATGGATCGAGAAATTTAAACCCGGGTCTATATTGATGCCCGCCGATGGTGAAGGACGGAATGGCGTGTTCGCTGCAGCACTTGGATGGAAGGTGATCTCCTTTGATCTGAGTGTAGAGGGTCGGTCAAAGGCATTACAACTTGCCGAAACGCAGGATGTTGCTATTTCTTACATTGTCGGGGATTTGGATCAACTGACGTTTGAACCTGCCTCCTTTGATGCCATCGGACTGATATATGCCCATTTTGCTGCTGATCAGAAGTCTTTATTTCATCAAAAATTAAATGAGTACCTCAAACCTGGAGGGCTCATTATTTTGGAAGCATTTTGTAAGGAACACCTGAAACTAAAGGAACTTGATCCTAAAGTTGGCGGACCTGCAGAACTGGATATGTTGCTCTCCAAAGAGGAAATCATAGCTGATTTTGAAAACTATGACCTTTTAATGTTGGGAGAAGAGGAAATCGTGTTAAATGAAGGAAAGTATCACATTGGAAAAGGTGCTGTAGTAAGATTTGTAGGCATAAAACGTGGATGA
- a CDS encoding S41 family peptidase, producing MKKAYTLLLLALFFLPVKDAFSQVKPDHTLSKLEIRGLIDTLRSTLKRHYILPEQAARMDSYLKAKLLKGGYDKLTDPGKLARQLETDINAIHFDAHMHIMYEPGMRPPAALSPEELSKAQQEQLTVEKDNNFNLQRVEVLPGNIGYFLFNGFTPNVEEVKATMSAALTFLSNTKALIIDLRYNGGGNTANQFSSYFFKEKTHLYDQVNTFSKDTISLYTDPLVTNQLTLLMPMYILTSKNTASAAEAFSASMQALKRATVIGDTTLGAAHATGFFPMSKGFIARIPFARPISTSTFKDWERIGVIPNLPVPAAHALQKAQETIYTDLQSKATSDKEKRFFQWAINALKANEGVPGPNVEVLNRYSGTYAGGIRFYVENGNLLCKNPERGNNETFTLKAVSESTFVLDENAQVEFVKDQDGDYSGINLLWKDGSISQKSKEAK from the coding sequence ATGAAAAAAGCTTATACTTTACTGTTACTGGCGTTATTTTTTCTACCTGTTAAGGATGCCTTTTCTCAGGTTAAGCCTGACCATACTTTAAGCAAGCTAGAGATCCGTGGTTTGATTGACACTTTAAGAAGCACTTTAAAGCGCCATTACATCCTTCCTGAGCAAGCCGCCCGGATGGACAGTTATCTAAAGGCTAAACTACTTAAAGGAGGATACGATAAGCTCACAGATCCAGGTAAATTGGCCCGCCAGCTGGAAACAGATATCAACGCGATTCATTTTGACGCCCATATGCATATCATGTATGAACCTGGGATGCGTCCGCCGGCAGCACTCTCTCCGGAAGAACTTAGTAAAGCCCAACAAGAGCAATTGACCGTCGAAAAAGACAATAATTTCAACCTTCAAAGGGTGGAAGTACTTCCCGGAAACATCGGCTATTTTCTTTTTAATGGTTTTACGCCAAATGTGGAAGAGGTAAAAGCAACGATGTCTGCTGCCTTAACTTTTTTATCCAATACCAAAGCTTTGATTATCGACCTAAGGTACAATGGCGGAGGGAATACTGCCAACCAGTTCTCCAGTTATTTCTTCAAAGAGAAGACCCATTTATATGACCAGGTCAATACCTTTAGCAAGGATACCATTTCCTTATATACAGATCCACTGGTTACAAATCAGCTAACGCTGCTCATGCCCATGTATATTCTTACCAGCAAGAATACGGCTTCTGCTGCCGAAGCTTTTAGTGCTTCCATGCAGGCACTGAAACGCGCTACCGTTATAGGAGATACCACCCTGGGTGCCGCGCATGCGACAGGCTTCTTCCCGATGAGCAAAGGTTTCATCGCAAGGATACCCTTCGCCAGACCGATCAGCACTTCGACCTTTAAAGACTGGGAACGTATTGGGGTCATTCCTAACCTCCCTGTTCCGGCAGCCCATGCATTACAAAAAGCACAAGAGACCATTTATACAGATTTACAGTCTAAAGCAACAAGTGATAAAGAAAAGAGGTTTTTCCAATGGGCCATTAATGCGTTAAAAGCGAATGAAGGTGTTCCGGGTCCAAACGTGGAAGTATTAAACCGCTATAGCGGCACTTATGCAGGAGGCATTCGTTTTTACGTAGAAAATGGCAATCTTTTATGTAAAAACCCGGAACGCGGAAACAACGAGACTTTTACACTGAAAGCCGTTTCTGAAAGCACTTTCGTCCTTGACGAAAATGCTCAGGTCGAATTTGTAAAAGATCAGGATGGCGATTATTCCGGCATCAATTTATTATGGAAAGATGGAAGCATCAGTCAGAAAAGTAAAGAAGCAAAATAA
- a CDS encoding LysE family translocator, with the protein MYGIENLATFVLAAIIVVVTPGIDTIMVLTRSISQGKTAGLYSAIGVSLGLLVHTCAATFGLSLILAKSAFAYNLIKYLGAAYLIYIGYKSLRAKTPQTEIVSGQAKPVSNSKMLFTAFLSDVLNPKIAIFFLAFLPQFINASAINNPVPYLLLGSIIFFITLVWCTLLALLGSKVAALFNRNKKAEAILNKTTGIVFILLGLKVALSKK; encoded by the coding sequence ATGTACGGCATAGAAAATCTGGCAACATTTGTCCTGGCAGCGATTATTGTGGTCGTCACTCCGGGCATAGACACGATCATGGTGTTAACGAGGAGTATTTCTCAGGGGAAAACTGCAGGTTTATATTCTGCAATTGGCGTAAGTTTAGGCTTGCTGGTACATACTTGTGCGGCTACGTTTGGATTGTCCTTGATTCTCGCGAAATCTGCATTCGCCTATAACCTGATTAAATATCTGGGAGCCGCCTATCTGATCTATATCGGATATAAATCCCTTAGGGCCAAGACACCTCAAACTGAAATTGTATCCGGTCAGGCAAAACCGGTCAGCAATAGCAAAATGTTATTTACTGCATTTCTAAGTGATGTTTTAAATCCGAAAATTGCTATTTTCTTCCTGGCCTTCTTACCGCAGTTTATCAATGCTTCAGCGATTAATAATCCAGTCCCTTATTTATTACTGGGTTCCATTATCTTTTTTATTACTTTGGTTTGGTGCACCTTACTGGCCTTATTGGGAAGTAAAGTGGCAGCCCTTTTCAATAGAAACAAAAAAGCAGAGGCAATCCTGAATAAAACAACTGGTATTGTGTTTATTCTCCTTGGATTAAAAGTTGCTTTATCAAAAAAATAA